Proteins found in one Candidatus Dormiibacterota bacterium genomic segment:
- the pheT gene encoding phenylalanine--tRNA ligase subunit beta, whose amino-acid sequence MKLPVEWTNVYLEKKLTARKLADTLELAGVEVEEIVQPGKLDTQIVVGETVAIDSHPNADKLKIVKVNVKNTTISVVCGAPNVALKQKVAVALPGAVLPNGLEIKNSSIRGVKSEGMICSEQELGLGSDHSGILVLPDNTKIGSGLGGVIKGRELIDLTSYPNRWDLNSVVGLAREAAAHSGQKVAFEEPEQIKSSRAPVVVKTPERDLVPRYMLAHLRVSNTGSSPDWMVSRLKAAGIRPISVVVDITNYVMLELGQPLHAFDAAKIMQPVSVRRAKKGEVMVTLDGVERKLDTEDLLISDKQKPLGFAGVMGGQNSETSADTTDILLESASFNAASVRKTAIRHGLRTEASARFERGIPVDLAPLALARAVQLLKDLASAELIAGPADLMSAKPEATQIVARLQRISNILGIELTAKEAADNLKKLGFEAHRSTEEKLSITVPWWRPDIKTEADLAEEVIKLIGYDKLPATLPGWKPQAI is encoded by the coding sequence GTGAAGTTACCCGTTGAATGGACAAACGTATATCTGGAAAAGAAGCTTACGGCTCGCAAACTGGCCGATACACTAGAGCTGGCTGGGGTAGAGGTAGAAGAGATCGTGCAGCCAGGTAAACTCGATACCCAGATTGTGGTGGGTGAAACGGTTGCTATAGATAGCCATCCTAATGCTGACAAGTTAAAAATCGTTAAGGTCAATGTAAAAAATACAACAATATCAGTGGTTTGCGGTGCCCCTAACGTGGCCCTAAAACAGAAAGTAGCAGTAGCTTTACCAGGGGCAGTTTTACCAAACGGCCTCGAGATTAAGAATAGCTCAATTAGAGGAGTAAAATCCGAGGGCATGATCTGTAGTGAACAGGAGCTAGGTCTAGGCAGTGACCACTCCGGAATACTTGTTTTACCTGATAACACCAAGATCGGTAGCGGTCTTGGTGGGGTCATTAAGGGCCGTGAGCTTATTGATCTCACCTCTTACCCCAACAGATGGGATTTAAATTCTGTTGTCGGACTAGCCCGTGAGGCAGCGGCCCACAGCGGGCAGAAGGTTGCGTTTGAAGAGCCTGAACAAATAAAGAGCTCACGTGCACCGGTCGTGGTAAAAACTCCGGAGCGGGACCTGGTGCCGCGATACATGCTAGCGCACCTGAGGGTTAGTAATACCGGCTCTTCACCTGACTGGATGGTAAGCCGCCTAAAAGCCGCCGGGATCAGGCCAATTAGCGTAGTAGTAGATATCACCAACTACGTGATGCTGGAACTTGGTCAGCCGTTGCATGCTTTTGACGCCGCCAAGATAATGCAGCCGGTATCTGTTAGAAGGGCGAAGAAGGGTGAGGTCATGGTGACCTTGGATGGAGTGGAGCGCAAGCTGGATACGGAAGATCTCTTGATTTCCGATAAACAGAAGCCGCTTGGTTTTGCCGGGGTAATGGGCGGGCAGAATTCGGAAACCAGTGCCGATACAACCGATATTTTACTGGAATCGGCTAGCTTTAATGCGGCATCTGTACGCAAGACGGCTATTCGGCATGGGTTGAGAACGGAAGCTTCGGCCAGGTTTGAGCGCGGTATTCCGGTAGACCTGGCGCCACTTGCCTTGGCCAGAGCCGTCCAACTGCTTAAAGACCTCGCCTCGGCCGAGTTAATAGCCGGACCGGCAGATCTAATGAGTGCCAAGCCAGAGGCAACCCAGATCGTAGCTAGATTGCAACGTATCAGTAATATACTTGGTATTGAGTTAACTGCAAAAGAAGCGGCAGATAATCTTAAAAAGCTCGGTTTTGAGGCTCACAGATCTACCGAAGA